In Anaerolineales bacterium, one DNA window encodes the following:
- a CDS encoding TVP38/TMEM64 family protein: protein METTADKTFIRRNGQKITALLFWVGLVALYQWYAASNGLSPLQVVQQLLDFMKNGMWGVLIYVILYAVRPLILFPSTVLTLAGGFVFGPVLGVLYTIVASNISSTIAFYVGRFFGEGLLKDDGSDGWIQRYARRMRENSFETVMVMRFIFLPYDAVSYLAGFLKIKYWAFILATALGSIPGTIAFVGFGASVESFDGALPKFNPVTLGFSVAIFIVSIALSRMFKKKEAKTIQPNSVVE from the coding sequence ATGGAAACGACAGCCGATAAAACTTTTATTCGACGGAACGGACAGAAGATCACTGCGCTTCTTTTTTGGGTTGGGCTGGTTGCCCTCTACCAGTGGTATGCCGCCTCGAACGGACTCTCCCCCCTGCAGGTCGTCCAGCAGTTGCTTGATTTCATGAAGAACGGTATGTGGGGCGTGTTGATCTATGTGATCCTCTACGCGGTGCGCCCGTTGATTTTGTTCCCCTCCACCGTTTTAACCCTGGCGGGCGGTTTTGTTTTTGGACCCGTTCTCGGCGTGCTGTACACCATCGTCGCCAGCAATATCTCATCCACAATTGCGTTCTATGTGGGGCGCTTCTTCGGTGAAGGCTTGTTGAAGGATGACGGCTCGGATGGCTGGATTCAACGTTATGCGCGGAGGATGCGCGAGAATAGTTTCGAGACGGTGATGGTGATGCGCTTCATCTTCCTGCCGTATGACGCAGTAAGTTATCTGGCGGGCTTCTTAAAAATAAAATATTGGGCGTTCATCCTGGCGACCGCGCTCGGCTCCATCCCAGGGACGATTGCCTTTGTCGGCTTTGGCGCTTCGGTGGAAAGTTTCGATGGGGCATTGCCTAAATTTAACCCTGTGACGCTGGGCTTCTCGGTGGCGATTTTTATTGTGAGTATTGCGCTTTCGCGGATGTTTAAGAAGAAAGAAGCGAAAACTATTCAACCCAATTCGGTGGTTGAGTAG
- a CDS encoding HD domain-containing protein: MDIDPLLLKSLLIMADIIEARDPYTGGHVWRVSQFSKLLAVKAGLPHGEIIKTSIAAYLHDMGKVGIPDDILNKPEALTDAEYAVIKTHPSIGGKLLEAHPLAGIVFEVANQHHERMDGKGYPAGLRCEEISLPARIVSIADAFDAMTSVRPYRRGMSIASALDALKNGAGSQFDMELVRHMCDLGLTGDLDHIVGHTAEGIPAVTCPQCGPVIAVPRSTKDGDVIYCRACHGQLKLRQSGDTFEAEMTGMTDNPHLLEPRANEDAVNDVLKSLAN, translated from the coding sequence ATGGATATCGACCCGCTTTTACTCAAATCCCTGCTCATCATGGCGGATATCATCGAGGCGCGCGACCCGTACACCGGCGGGCATGTCTGGCGGGTGTCACAGTTTTCAAAACTGCTGGCGGTCAAGGCGGGGCTGCCCCACGGTGAAATCATAAAAACCAGCATCGCCGCCTACCTGCACGACATGGGAAAGGTGGGCATTCCCGACGACATCCTCAACAAACCGGAAGCTCTTACGGATGCCGAATATGCGGTCATCAAAACGCACCCATCCATTGGCGGCAAACTGCTCGAAGCGCACCCGCTGGCAGGGATTGTGTTTGAAGTTGCCAACCAGCACCACGAGCGCATGGATGGGAAAGGCTATCCCGCCGGGCTGCGCTGCGAAGAGATTTCACTGCCCGCCCGCATCGTCAGCATCGCCGACGCCTTCGACGCCATGACCAGCGTCCGTCCGTACCGCAGGGGCATGAGCATTGCCTCCGCCTTGGATGCGTTGAAAAACGGCGCAGGGTCCCAGTTCGATATGGAACTCGTCCGTCACATGTGCGACCTTGGGTTGACTGGCGACCTGGATCACATCGTCGGGCATACCGCCGAAGGGATTCCCGCCGTCACCTGCCCGCAATGCGGACCCGTGATCGCCGTTCCACGCAGTACAAAAGACGGCGATGTGATCTACTGCCGCGCCTGTCATGGCCAATTGAAGTTGCGCCAAAGCGGCGATACCTTTGAGGCGGAAATGACCGGCATGACGGACAACCCGCACCTGCTCGAACCCCGCGCCAATGAAGATGCTGTGAACGATGTTTTGAAAAGCCTCGCAAACTAA
- a CDS encoding FAD-dependent oxidoreductase, with product MDITVYGAYWCPDCRRSKQFLGEHQIPYKWVDIEQDKEGEAYVLQKNNGKRIIPTIEFGDDSILVEPSNAELAAKLGLKTTASRSHYDLIVVGGGPAGLTAALYTAREGIDTLVIERAALGGQAAATERLDNVPGFAEGVLGSEFALQLRKQTERFSVEMLQAQDVVRIHSHDNYHCVQTADGSEYSACALLIATGSQYKLLGAPGEDDFIGAGIHFCATCDGPFYKGMSVAVIGGGNSAAEESLFLVKFVEKVTLLVRGDKLSASQVIQEKVLNHPQIEVRFNTEVTKFSGKGGKLKEVEIKDRNSGTAETIHPAGVFVFIGLTPNTSILNDTGVELDKWGFVLTGHDLVHDGRQIPAFGGREPMFLETSLPGIFTAGDVRQGSTKQVASAAGEGATVALLIREYLKSV from the coding sequence ATGGATATAACCGTGTATGGCGCGTATTGGTGCCCCGATTGCAGGCGCAGCAAACAGTTTTTGGGCGAGCATCAGATCCCCTACAAATGGGTGGACATCGAGCAGGATAAGGAGGGCGAGGCGTATGTTTTGCAGAAGAACAACGGCAAGCGCATCATCCCGACGATTGAGTTTGGGGACGACTCGATTTTGGTCGAACCGTCGAACGCGGAACTGGCGGCGAAACTGGGATTGAAGACCACGGCTTCGCGCAGTCATTATGACCTGATCGTGGTTGGCGGTGGACCTGCGGGGTTAACTGCTGCGCTGTATACTGCCCGCGAGGGAATTGATACGCTGGTGATCGAACGCGCCGCGCTGGGCGGACAGGCGGCGGCAACCGAGCGGCTGGACAATGTGCCGGGGTTCGCCGAAGGCGTGCTGGGCTCGGAGTTTGCCTTGCAGTTGCGCAAGCAGACGGAGCGCTTTAGCGTGGAGATGTTGCAGGCGCAGGATGTGGTGCGCATTCACAGCCACGACAATTATCATTGCGTGCAGACCGCCGATGGCAGTGAGTATTCTGCATGTGCATTGCTGATTGCCACAGGGAGTCAATACAAGCTCTTGGGCGCGCCCGGCGAGGACGATTTCATCGGCGCGGGAATCCATTTTTGCGCCACGTGCGACGGTCCGTTTTATAAGGGCATGTCCGTTGCCGTGATCGGCGGCGGGAACAGTGCGGCGGAAGAGAGTCTGTTTTTGGTGAAGTTCGTCGAGAAGGTCACACTGCTCGTGCGCGGCGACAAATTATCCGCCAGCCAGGTGATTCAGGAGAAGGTGTTGAACCATCCGCAGATCGAAGTGCGTTTCAACACCGAAGTGACGAAATTCAGCGGCAAGGGCGGCAAATTGAAGGAAGTGGAGATCAAAGATCGAAACTCCGGCACAGCAGAAACGATCCACCCGGCCGGGGTGTTCGTGTTCATTGGCTTGACCCCCAACACAAGCATTTTGAACGACACGGGTGTGGAATTGGACAAATGGGGATTTGTATTGACCGGGCATGATCTGGTGCATGACGGGCGGCAGATCCCCGCGTTTGGTGGGCGCGAGCCGATGTTTTTGGAGACGAGCCTGCCGGGCATCTTTACGGCGGGGGATGTGCGTCAGGGCAGTACCAAGCAGGTTGCATCGGCGGCAGGCGAAGGGGCGACGGTGGCGCTGCTCATCCGCGAATATTTGAAGAGTGTATAG
- a CDS encoding DUF3179 domain-containing protein, translated as MKTHIWILVLGILLTACGTPAQPTQPASDSPAPDPATETSPPSSGGETLLPAEPPPFGAEREFTTDFSKHSVPYSEILSGGPPKDGIPSIDDPKFRSTSEADEWLNDREPVVFVQVGDDARAYPIQILMWHEIVNDVVGGEPLMVSFCPLCNTAIAFKSTFDGQVLDFGTTGRLRFSNLIMYDRQTETWWQQATGDAIAGQYTGAQLEFYPASMISWADFKELHPDGKVLSRDTGRPRDYGRNPYFGYDDINQVPFLFRGETPGQLPPMARVLTVDLNGEATAYPYDVLSEASVVIDTVGGEAIVVFWAEGTASALDTTKIPEGREVGAAVAYSRVLDRTTLDFEFKDGKILDTQTGSEWNIFGQAIAGELKGRQLELVVAINHFWFSWAAFKPETKVYQP; from the coding sequence ATGAAAACACACATCTGGATTCTCGTTCTCGGAATTTTATTGACCGCCTGCGGCACGCCCGCGCAGCCGACACAACCCGCCTCGGACTCCCCCGCGCCTGATCCTGCTACCGAGACATCTCCTCCCTCCTCGGGCGGGGAGACTCTCCTGCCAGCCGAGCCGCCTCCCTTCGGCGCCGAGCGCGAATTCACCACCGACTTCAGCAAACATTCCGTGCCGTACAGCGAGATCCTGTCGGGAGGTCCGCCCAAGGATGGGATTCCCTCGATTGACGATCCCAAGTTCCGGTCCACGAGCGAAGCGGACGAATGGTTGAACGATCGCGAACCCGTCGTCTTCGTCCAGGTCGGTGACGACGCGCGCGCCTATCCCATCCAGATTTTGATGTGGCATGAAATCGTCAATGATGTGGTCGGCGGCGAACCGCTGATGGTTTCGTTCTGCCCGCTGTGCAACACGGCGATTGCGTTCAAGAGCACATTCGATGGTCAGGTTCTGGACTTCGGCACGACGGGACGATTGCGCTTCAGCAACCTGATCATGTACGACCGCCAGACCGAAACCTGGTGGCAGCAAGCCACAGGCGACGCCATTGCAGGGCAATACACCGGCGCGCAATTGGAGTTTTATCCCGCCTCGATGATTTCCTGGGCGGATTTCAAGGAATTGCACCCCGATGGCAAAGTACTTTCGCGTGATACAGGGCGCCCGCGCGACTACGGCAGGAATCCCTATTTCGGCTACGACGATATCAACCAGGTCCCATTTTTGTTTCGCGGCGAAACACCCGGTCAATTGCCCCCGATGGCGCGCGTGCTGACCGTGGACTTGAACGGCGAAGCGACCGCCTATCCCTACGATGTGTTGAGCGAAGCCAGCGTGGTCATTGATACCGTCGGCGGGGAAGCCATCGTCGTTTTCTGGGCTGAAGGGACCGCCTCCGCGCTGGACACGACCAAAATCCCTGAAGGACGCGAAGTCGGCGCGGCAGTTGCATACTCAAGAGTCTTGGATCGAACAACTCTCGATTTTGAATTCAAAGATGGAAAGATTCTCGACACACAAACAGGCAGTGAATGGAACATTTTCGGTCAGGCGATTGCAGGCGAATTGAAAGGCAGGCAGCTCGAGCTTGTGGTTGCCATCAATCACTTTTGGTTCTCCTGGGCGGCGTTCAAGCCAGAGACGAAGGTTTATCAGCCATAA
- a CDS encoding cytochrome c peroxidase, with translation MKKKVLLAGVLLMLSAGILLGCANQTSPWSEAEEELMRTLWIESLPALPPDPTNQYADDPRAVAFGAKLFSDTRFSSNNEVSCATCHIASKDFQDGLQLAQGVGTTDRRTMPIAGTAYSPWLFWDGRKDSQWAQALGPLENPVEHGGTRTFYVKLIQAHYKDEYEVLFGALPDFSDESHFPIPAAPIDDEVAAANWTGMSEADREAVTLVYVNMGKAIAAFERTIMPGTSRFDLYVEAVLANDIAAARDIFTPDEGAGLKLFLNEANCTRCHNGPLLTDNDFHNTGVPALAGLPEDTGRTRGALQVLADEFNCLSRYSDAAPEDCKELRFMLTEGEELERAFKTPSLRDVANRAPFMHAGQFATLEEVLNHYHFAPASPSGHSELEMIHIGPNGQAQLVAFLKTLTTMGR, from the coding sequence ATGAAAAAGAAAGTGCTTCTTGCTGGCGTACTGCTCATGCTTTCGGCGGGGATTTTGCTTGGGTGCGCGAATCAAACCTCCCCGTGGTCTGAGGCGGAGGAGGAGTTGATGCGCACATTGTGGATCGAGTCCCTGCCTGCGTTGCCGCCTGATCCAACCAATCAATATGCCGATGATCCGCGTGCGGTGGCATTCGGCGCGAAATTATTTTCCGATACCCGTTTCAGTTCGAACAATGAAGTTTCGTGCGCCACCTGTCACATCGCATCGAAAGATTTTCAGGATGGTTTGCAACTCGCGCAGGGCGTCGGCACGACAGACCGCCGCACCATGCCGATTGCGGGCACAGCCTACAGCCCGTGGCTGTTTTGGGATGGGCGCAAGGATAGCCAATGGGCACAGGCGTTGGGTCCATTGGAAAACCCCGTGGAGCACGGCGGCACGCGCACCTTCTATGTGAAGTTGATTCAGGCGCACTACAAAGATGAGTACGAAGTGTTGTTCGGCGCATTGCCTGATTTTTCAGATGAGAGCCACTTCCCCATCCCCGCCGCGCCGATTGATGATGAAGTTGCCGCCGCGAATTGGACAGGCATGAGCGAGGCAGACCGCGAAGCCGTGACGCTCGTGTATGTCAACATGGGCAAGGCGATTGCCGCTTTTGAGCGCACCATCATGCCTGGGACTTCGCGCTTCGATCTCTACGTGGAAGCGGTTCTGGCAAATGACATCGCTGCCGCCCGCGACATTTTCACTCCCGATGAAGGAGCAGGCTTGAAATTATTTTTGAACGAAGCGAACTGCACGCGTTGCCATAACGGTCCGTTGCTGACGGATAACGACTTCCACAACACAGGCGTGCCTGCGTTGGCAGGCCTGCCCGAAGACACAGGGCGCACACGCGGCGCCCTGCAGGTGCTTGCGGATGAATTCAACTGTCTGAGCAGATACAGTGACGCCGCCCCCGAAGATTGTAAGGAATTGCGCTTTATGCTTACGGAGGGCGAAGAACTGGAACGCGCCTTCAAAACCCCGTCGTTGCGGGATGTGGCAAACCGCGCGCCGTTCATGCATGCAGGTCAATTTGCCACGCTCGAAGAGGTGCTAAATCATTATCACTTCGCGCCTGCCTCACCCAGCGGACATAGTGAATTGGAAATGATTCACATTGGTCCCAATGGACAAGCTCAACTTGTGGCGTTCTTAAAAACGTTGACGACGATGGGAAGGTAG
- a CDS encoding FixH family protein produces MNSQNKTIIVTAVVTAVLVLIGFFVLMPVLGPRFMHPMVERMHGGGSGTSTSDLNTDTTRTTNNGAFVVSFKSELDPIAVGSMHSWILHVETADGKPVEGATILVDGGMPDHGHGLPTSPQVTQDMGGGDYLVEGLRFQMGGWWEVKFNISADGVEDNVTFNIILGG; encoded by the coding sequence ATGAATTCCCAGAACAAAACGATTATTGTCACTGCTGTTGTAACGGCGGTATTGGTACTTATTGGCTTCTTTGTATTGATGCCCGTCCTCGGTCCGCGCTTTATGCACCCGATGGTGGAGCGAATGCATGGCGGTGGGTCAGGCACTTCCACCAGTGACCTGAACACCGACACCACACGCACCACGAACAATGGCGCGTTCGTGGTTTCATTCAAAAGCGAACTAGACCCGATCGCTGTCGGCTCGATGCACTCGTGGATTTTGCACGTCGAAACGGCTGACGGCAAGCCTGTGGAAGGCGCGACCATTTTGGTAGATGGCGGGATGCCTGACCACGGTCACGGTCTGCCCACGTCACCGCAGGTGACACAGGACATGGGCGGCGGCGATTATCTCGTCGAAGGTCTGCGTTTTCAGATGGGCGGCTGGTGGGAGGTGAAGTTCAACATCAGCGCCGATGGCGTGGAAGATAACGTCACGTTCAACATTATTTTGGGCGGGTAG
- a CDS encoding response regulator transcription factor, with product MTKILVIDDEPSIINLVQAYLKPEGYEVFTAADGVAGLKAARTFKPDLVILDVMLPGMDGLELLTKLRRESDVYVIMLTARTEETDRIVGLSVGADDYVTKPFSPRELVARVKAALRRLGAGTSAGGEGGVLSFRHVRIDIGARQVTVEDESIELTAIEFDLLRALAENRGRVMSREQLLEKVWGGEYFGEIRVVDVHLGHVRSKLGNPEYIATVRGVGYRFDDEVL from the coding sequence ATGACCAAAATTCTTGTCATTGACGACGAACCCTCCATCATAAATCTTGTGCAAGCCTACCTAAAACCCGAAGGATACGAAGTTTTCACTGCCGCAGATGGTGTGGCAGGTCTTAAAGCTGCCCGCACGTTCAAGCCTGACCTTGTCATTCTCGATGTCATGCTCCCCGGCATGGACGGATTGGAACTGCTCACCAAACTGCGCCGCGAGTCCGATGTGTACGTCATCATGCTCACAGCTCGCACCGAAGAAACGGATAGAATCGTCGGTCTCTCCGTCGGCGCGGATGATTACGTGACCAAGCCATTCAGTCCGCGCGAACTGGTGGCGCGAGTCAAGGCGGCGCTGCGGCGTCTCGGAGCAGGAACAAGCGCGGGCGGAGAAGGAGGTGTGTTGTCCTTTCGTCATGTACGCATTGACATTGGTGCGCGCCAGGTCACGGTGGAAGATGAATCCATCGAATTGACTGCCATCGAATTTGATCTGCTGCGCGCACTCGCGGAAAATCGCGGACGGGTGATGTCGCGCGAGCAATTGCTCGAGAAAGTGTGGGGTGGCGAATATTTTGGCGAAATCCGCGTGGTGGATGTGCACCTCGGGCACGTGCGCTCGAAGTTGGGCAACCCCGAGTATATTGCCACCGTGCGCGGTGTCGGTTATCGGTTTGATGATGAGGTGTTATGA